Proteins found in one Butyrivibrio proteoclasticus B316 genomic segment:
- a CDS encoding thymidylate synthase — MLDEGCMDIDTSYADGTPAYTLSFNHVMQSYDVSKGEFPIITLCPIAIKSAIGELLWIYQDQFNSWT; from the coding sequence ATATTAGATGAGGGATGTATGGATATAGACACAAGTTACGCAGACGGAACACCTGCGTATACACTATCATTTAATCATGTAATGCAGAGCTATGATGTTTCAAAAGGAGAGTTTCCTATTATCACACTTTGCCCTATTGCAATCAAGAGTGCTATCGGAGAGCTTTTGTGGATCTATCAAGATCAGTTTAATAGCTGGACCTAA
- the nrdG gene encoding anaerobic ribonucleoside-triphosphate reductase activating protein: MNYGQIYHNDVANGPGCRTSLFVSGCTHHCKGCFNEMTWDFNYGEKYTAKTEESIIESLEPEYIAGLTILGGEPMELCNQEYIVKLIKRVKELYPKKTIWLYSGYTWEELTDTENKRCHGAHTMEILGMIDILVDGEFVLEKKDMRLKYRGSSNQRIIDVKKTVKENEITLSEYNA; the protein is encoded by the coding sequence ATGAACTACGGACAGATATATCACAATGATGTGGCTAACGGACCAGGCTGCAGAACATCTCTTTTTGTAAGTGGCTGCACACATCACTGTAAAGGCTGCTTTAACGAGATGACATGGGATTTTAATTACGGCGAAAAATACACCGCCAAAACCGAAGAATCTATCATTGAATCACTCGAACCAGAATATATAGCAGGCCTAACAATCCTTGGCGGCGAACCTATGGAACTCTGCAATCAGGAATATATCGTAAAACTCATAAAAAGAGTCAAAGAGCTGTATCCTAAAAAGACAATCTGGCTCTATTCCGGATATACCTGGGAGGAATTAACAGATACAGAAAACAAAAGATGCCATGGAGCCCACACAATGGAAATACTTGGCATGATCGATATTCTTGTAGATGGGGAGTTCGTACTTGAAAAGAAAGACATGAGATTAAAGTACAGAGGCTCATCCAACCAGCGAATCATTGACGTAAAAAAGACTGTAAAAGAAAACGAGATAACTTTATCAGAATATAACGCTTAA
- a CDS encoding single-stranded DNA-binding protein, which produces MNKVILMGRLTRDPDVRYSQAQGNEPAKCVARYNLAVDRRYKREGDEQTADFIQIVAFGKAGEFVEKYLKKGTKVIVTGRIQTGSYVNKDGNKIYTTDIVAEDQEFAESRKSADSNTAPVPDGDFAPSSDGGFMNIPDGIDEELPFN; this is translated from the coding sequence ATGAACAAAGTTATACTTATGGGACGTCTCACTAGAGATCCTGATGTGAGATATTCACAGGCTCAGGGAAATGAACCTGCAAAATGCGTAGCAAGATATAATCTTGCAGTTGATCGCCGCTACAAGAGAGAAGGCGATGAGCAGACAGCTGATTTCATTCAGATTGTCGCATTCGGCAAAGCGGGTGAGTTTGTTGAGAAATACCTCAAGAAGGGAACCAAGGTCATTGTAACAGGAAGAATCCAGACGGGAAGCTATGTCAACAAGGATGGCAATAAAATCTATACAACTGATATTGTTGCAGAAGATCAGGAATTTGCAGAGTCAAGAAAGTCTGCTGATTCAAATACTGCTCCCGTTCCAGATGGAGATTTTGCTCCTTCATCAGACGGTGGCTTCATGAACATTCCAGACGGAATCGATGAGGAACTTCCTTTTAACTAA
- the nrdD gene encoding anaerobic ribonucleoside-triphosphate reductase produces MYIIKRNGTEVEFDIEKVKTAISKANEASSERARMNSIYIDAIASDVEEYANNTVATLTVEDISDKIELLLMKMAPEVAKNFMNYRHNRALVRKANTTDETILSLIERDNEEVKQENSNKNPIRNSTQRDYMAGEVSKDLTMRMLLPDEIVKAHKEGVIHFHDADYFAQHMHNCCLVNLDDMLQNGTVIGDTLIEKPKKFSTACNIGMQVVAQVASSQYGGQTISAAHLAKFIDVSRKTITKEIEEENEEAGLTMTDEQFAKVLEKRLARDIKTGVQTMQYQIITLMTTNGQAPFLSVYLDLNEAKEGQERDDLAMMISEICRQRLQGVKNEKGEWVTPAFPKLLYVLDSFNDEEESKYWSTTVLAARSTAKRMVPDYISATKMREYKGGDVYGCMGCRSFLTPDSEDNAEGLCNAGNKAGALNYKEGEHKYYGRFNQGVVTLNLVDVACSSGKDMDKFWELMEERSELVHKALRCRHERLLGTPSDVAPILWQYGGLARLKKGEVIDKLLYGNYSTLSYGYAGLYECVYYMTGHSHTDPEAKDFALAIMQHMNDKCAEWRKKENIAYSVYGTPLESTTYRFAQLLQKRFGIIPEVTDHDYITNSYHVNVRQKIDSFTKLKFESEFQKLSPGGAISYVEMADLTGNIEAVLAHIKFMSKHIMYAEMNTKSDYCQCCGYDGEIKIVHETDENGKTTKLVWECPNCKNRDESKMNVARRTCGYIGSNYWNQGRTQEIEQRYVHISVPQRTLSA; encoded by the coding sequence ATGTACATTATTAAGAGAAATGGCACAGAAGTTGAGTTTGATATCGAGAAAGTAAAAACTGCTATCTCTAAGGCTAATGAGGCTTCATCAGAAAGAGCCAGAATGAATAGCATCTATATTGATGCTATCGCCTCTGATGTTGAAGAATATGCTAACAATACAGTTGCTACTCTTACAGTTGAGGATATTTCCGATAAGATTGAGCTCTTGCTTATGAAAATGGCTCCTGAGGTTGCTAAGAACTTCATGAACTATCGTCATAACAGAGCGCTTGTCCGTAAGGCAAATACTACAGATGAGACAATCTTAAGCCTTATTGAGCGTGATAATGAAGAAGTTAAGCAGGAAAACTCCAATAAGAATCCTATAAGAAACAGCACACAGCGTGATTACATGGCTGGTGAAGTTTCAAAGGATCTTACAATGAGAATGCTCTTGCCTGACGAGATCGTTAAGGCTCATAAGGAAGGCGTGATCCACTTCCATGATGCAGATTATTTTGCACAGCATATGCATAACTGCTGTCTTGTAAACCTTGATGATATGCTCCAAAATGGAACTGTCATCGGAGATACACTCATTGAGAAGCCAAAGAAGTTCTCAACTGCCTGCAATATTGGTATGCAGGTTGTAGCTCAGGTAGCAAGTTCACAGTACGGCGGACAGACAATATCTGCTGCGCACCTCGCAAAGTTCATCGATGTCTCAAGGAAGACTATTACTAAAGAGATTGAGGAAGAAAACGAGGAAGCTGGACTTACAATGACTGATGAGCAGTTTGCAAAAGTTCTTGAAAAGCGTCTTGCAAGAGACATCAAGACTGGCGTCCAGACCATGCAGTATCAGATCATCACTTTGATGACTACAAATGGCCAGGCTCCATTCCTTTCAGTTTACCTTGATCTTAATGAGGCTAAGGAAGGACAGGAAAGAGATGATCTTGCTATGATGATCTCAGAAATCTGCAGACAGAGACTTCAGGGTGTAAAGAATGAAAAAGGAGAGTGGGTTACACCTGCGTTCCCTAAGCTTCTTTATGTACTTGACAGCTTCAATGATGAGGAGGAGAGTAAATACTGGTCAACAACTGTTCTTGCTGCTAGATCAACAGCAAAGAGAATGGTTCCTGATTACATCTCAGCTACTAAGATGAGAGAGTATAAGGGCGGCGATGTTTACGGATGTATGGGATGCAGATCATTCCTTACCCCGGATAGCGAAGATAATGCCGAGGGACTCTGCAATGCGGGAAACAAGGCAGGTGCTCTTAACTACAAGGAAGGCGAACATAAATACTATGGACGTTTCAACCAGGGTGTTGTTACACTTAATCTTGTAGATGTTGCATGTTCTTCTGGTAAAGACATGGATAAGTTCTGGGAACTTATGGAAGAAAGATCTGAGCTTGTCCACAAGGCACTTAGATGCAGACATGAGCGTCTTCTTGGAACACCATCAGATGTTGCTCCAATCCTCTGGCAGTATGGCGGACTTGCAAGACTTAAGAAGGGAGAGGTTATTGATAAGCTTTTATATGGAAATTACTCAACACTTTCCTATGGCTACGCTGGTTTGTATGAATGCGTATACTACATGACAGGCCATAGCCATACTGATCCAGAAGCAAAGGATTTTGCTCTTGCAATCATGCAGCACATGAACGATAAGTGCGCTGAATGGAGGAAAAAGGAAAATATCGCATATAGCGTATATGGAACCCCTTTGGAGTCAACGACTTACCGCTTCGCACAGCTTCTTCAGAAGAGATTTGGAATCATTCCTGAAGTTACAGACCATGACTACATCACTAACAGCTATCACGTAAACGTTCGTCAGAAGATTGATTCATTTACAAAGCTTAAGTTTGAGTCTGAATTCCAGAAACTTTCACCTGGTGGTGCTATCTCATATGTTGAGATGGCTGATCTTACAGGAAACATCGAGGCAGTGCTTGCACACATCAAGTTCATGTCAAAGCATATCATGTATGCTGAGATGAACACTAAGTCAGATTACTGCCAATGCTGCGGATATGATGGAGAAATCAAGATTGTGCACGAGACAGATGAGAATGGTAAGACTACCAAGCTCGTTTGGGAGTGTCCTAATTGCAAGAACCGTGATGAATCCAAGATGAACGTAGCCAGACGTACATGCGGCTACATAGGAAGTAATTACTGGAATCAGGGACGTACACAAGAAATCGAACAGAGGTACGTGCATATCAGTGTACCACAGAGAACGCTTAGCGCCTGA
- a CDS encoding SLOG family protein translates to MGKTLCFTGHRPKDMFGFDRAGYELLIKQLVECVKNLYTAGYTEFISGGTQGFDQIAFWAVDIVKRDPAYSGIKNKVYIPFKGQEGKWFKEGLFSQKEYSLMLSRADEVKVISEEQSIAALFQRNEAMVDASDGILCLYEDDSWKNASNGGTAKAMQYASRHMMDIWQLVFDKNSKGPYPIRAIQKNIFM, encoded by the coding sequence ATGGGAAAGACATTATGCTTCACTGGCCACAGGCCTAAAGATATGTTTGGATTTGACAGAGCAGGTTATGAGCTTTTGATAAAGCAGCTCGTTGAATGTGTTAAAAATCTATATACCGCAGGATATACTGAATTTATTTCCGGCGGAACTCAGGGATTTGATCAGATAGCATTCTGGGCAGTAGATATTGTCAAAAGGGATCCGGCGTATTCCGGAATAAAAAACAAGGTATATATTCCTTTTAAAGGTCAGGAAGGAAAATGGTTCAAAGAAGGACTGTTTAGTCAGAAAGAATATTCCCTTATGCTCTCAAGAGCAGATGAAGTAAAGGTGATTTCAGAAGAACAGTCTATTGCAGCCTTGTTTCAGAGAAATGAAGCAATGGTTGATGCAAGTGACGGAATTCTGTGTCTTTACGAGGATGATTCCTGGAAGAATGCTTCAAATGGAGGGACGGCTAAAGCCATGCAGTATGCTTCAAGGCACATGATGGATATCTGGCAGCTTGTTTTTGATAAAAACAGCAAAGGACCATATCCGATAAGGGCAATACAAAAGAACATCTTTATGTAA